A single window of Nicotiana tomentosiformis chromosome 1, ASM39032v3, whole genome shotgun sequence DNA harbors:
- the LOC138907910 gene encoding uncharacterized protein, which yields MSRTSSDNERRVLQVAEIKARNDFTLQAMHQQFERVGRDRRGQRDRVKDDNINSINMKMPSFKETRDPDLYLDWERKVGAIFDCHNYSESKKVKLVIVEGRLQEGQAPIVTWVEMKRVMRKRFIPSHFQRELQQRLQTLKQGSMSVDEYFKSMDMAMMQANYELVDLYIKVENQNKRKQTSSWKGRSNTISKKPGLNQEMKSSSRPQEGKDKGRGHMMHECSSRRNIILREDGGYGSEKSEGEEEGDVSDEDDIELPNDGMIGVVRRIMTINLGSNSEEQRENIFHTRCGIKWKTCSMIMDIGSYANVVSLYFVEKLELACMKQRKTCSMIMDIGSCANVVSSYFVGKLELAWMKHPTPYRLQWLNDSCELKVNKQCMISFNVGRYDDDILCDIIPMQAFHISLGRPWQYDRNVFHDGRKNRYSLELNGRKFTLIPLSPSQVFEDQKRLRETIGKPRGRIKSVREEKEKKGGQEILKISSLKIFLMDCHLCVELSIKLILCLDHKFQIGLLIGVIQNRQKSFKGISVVLIQDSKPIAYFSENLSGATLNYSTNDKELYALSQDRKLGPFERFNLQDGYLFKENKLCIPNCPLREVFVREAHCGGLMGHFGVPQILDILAENFFWPGMRKDVERKCAQCLECKQDKSKVLPHGLYTPLHVPTLPWIDISIDFVTKAEMKKIIHEQTRLAIEKRNEQTSLRKNKGRKQVIFKPGDLVWVHFRKEKFPSKRNSKLHPRGDGPFQVLERIGDNAYKLDLPGEFQVSATFNVTDLSLFDVGSNSGTNSFQEEGNDSIKDKDRFLEASRRPFTRYHVKEMQTKVARFQWQIKKLLIVEDELKPKRDELYKFYNYLVSQIEVQEEEDWVPNSALEIQQKGTQKSSK from the exons atgTCACGTACAAGTAGTGATAATGAACGAAGGGTTCTTCAAGTAGCTGAaatcaaagcaagaaatgattttaccTTGCAAGCTATGCATCAACAATTCGAAAG ggTGGGAAGAGATAGAAGGGGACAAAGAGATAGAGTAAAAGATGATAATATAAATAGTATAAATATgaagatgccatctttcaaggaaacaagggatccagacttgtaccttgattgggagagaaaGGTTGGAGCCATctttgactgtcacaactacTCTGAGAGTAAGAAGGTTAAACTTGTTATTGTTGA GGGAAGAttgcaagaaggacaagcacCAATTGTTACTTGGGTTGAGATGAAGAGGGTGATGAGGAAGAGATTCAtaccatcacactttcaaagGGAGCTACAACAACGTCTTCAAACATTGAAGCAAGGGTCCATGTCTGTGGATGAGTACTTTAAGTctatggatatggctatgatgcaagctaatt atgagttagttgatttgtatataaaggtagaaaatcaaaataaaagaaagcaaactaGCTCGTGGAAAGGTAGGTCAAACACCATCTCCAAGAAGCCAGGGCTGAATCAAGAGATGAAGAGTTCTTCTAGACCTCAAGAAGGCaaggataaag gaaggggacatatgatgcatgaatgttcaagtagaagaaacatcattcttagagaagatggaggatatgGGAGTGAAAAGagtgagggagaagaagagggagatgtgagtgatgaagatgatatagaactacctaatgatggcatgattggggtagttaggaggattatgactatcaatttgggaagcaatagtgaagaacaaagggagaatatattccatactaggtGTGGGATAAAGTGGAAAACTTGTTCTATGATCATGGATATTGGTAGTTATGCTAATGTGGTGAGTTTGTACTTTGTGGAAAAAttggaacttgcatgcatgaAACAAAGGAAAACTTGTTCTATGATCATGGATATtggtagttgtgctaatgtggtgAGTTCATACTTTGTGGGAAAATTGGAACTTGCATGGATGAAACACCCTACTCCCTATAGACTCCAATGGTTAAATGATAGTTGTGAACTAAAGGTAAACAAGcaatgcatgatttcattcaatgttggtagatatgatgatgatattctttgtgacataATCCCTATGCAAGCTTTCCATATCTCACTGGGTCGTCCTTGGCAGTATGATAGGAATGTTTTTCATGATGgaaggaagaatagatattctcttgagTTAAATGGAAGAAAATTTACTCTTATACCTTTATCtccttctcaagtgtttgaagatcaaaagagattaaggGAAACAATAGGAAAACCAAGGGGAAGGATAAAAAGTGTGCgcgaggaaaaagaaaagaaaggaggccaaga gattttgaagatTTCTTCCCTTaagatattcctaatggattgccACCTTTGCGTGGaattgagcatcaaattgattttGTGCCTGGATCACAAATTCCAAATAGGCCTACTTATAGGAGTGATCCAGAATagacaaaagagcttcaaag GAATAAGTGTTGTTTTGATACAAGATTCTAAACCTATAGCCTACTTTAGTGAGAATTTGAGTGGAGCCACATTGAACTATTCAACTAATGACAAAGAGCTATATGCTTTGAGTCAAG ATCGTAAGTTGGGTCCTTTTGAGAGGTTTAATCTCCAAGATGGGTATCTCTTTAAGGAAAATAAGTTGTGTATCCCTAATTGCCCTTTACGTGAAGTATTTGTAAGGGAAGCACATTGTGGAGGACTTATGGGTCACTTTGGAGTCCCACAGATActagacatacttgctgaaaatttcttttggcctGGAATGAGAAAAGATGTTGAAAGAAAGTGTGCACAAtgtttggaatgtaaacaagATAAATCTAAAGTGTTACCACATGGTCTTTACACGCCATTACATGTTCCTACTTtaccttggattgatatttctatTGATTTTGT GACAAAGGCCGAGATGAAGAAAATAATTCATGAGCAAACAAGGCTTGCAATTGAGAAGAGAAATGAGCAAACTtccttgagaaagaataagggtcgaaaacaagttatttttaaacctggagatttagtttgggttcacTTTAGAAAGGAGAAATTTCCTTCCAAAAGGAATTCAAAGTTGCATCCTAGAGGAGATGGTccatttcaagtccttgaaaggattggagataATGCTTACAAGCTGGACCTTCCTGGTGAGTTTCAAGTAAGTGCTACATTCAATGTTACTGATTTGTCTTTATTTGATGTAGGATCGAATTCGGggacgaattcttttcaagaagagggaaatgatagcatcaaggacaaggatagattCTTGGAAGCTTCaagaaggccatttacaagatatCATGTTAAAGAGATGCAGACCAAGGTGGCTAGatttcaatggcaaataaagaagcttttaattgtagaggatgAACTCAAGCCCAAAAGAGATGAATTGtacaagttttataattatttagtgtcccaaattgaagtccaagaggaggaagattgggtccCGAACTCAGCCCTTGAAATCCAGCAAAAAGGCACCCAGAagagctcaaaatga